One part of the Mangrovibacillus cuniculi genome encodes these proteins:
- a CDS encoding glutamate-5-semialdehyde dehydrogenase, producing the protein MISVKELAKEAKKASKELSLVTTEQKNTALKAMAKKIRDMEVEILRENEKDLVAGKEKGYDQALLDRLALTSERIEGMAKGLEDLTNLTDPVGNVVSNWTLDNGLDVEKVTVPLGVIGMIYEARPNVTVDATGIALKSGNAIVLKGGSSAIHSNRAIVAVLHEALEETDIPKDAVQFINTTDRSATQELFTMNDYVDVLIPRGGGKLIQTVVQNATVPVLETGVGNCHIYVDEFADVTKALSIVKNAKTDRPAVCNAAETLIVHEKWLEQHKEDLQTMLDQNDIELYGDQKAMKVLTDVLPAGEEDWSNEYLRKAIAVKVVSSLDEAVDHIEKYGTKHSEAIVTEDGSSAERFMALVDAAALYHNASTRFTDGSALGFGAEIGISTQKLHARGPMGLPEMTTIKFKMRGNGQVR; encoded by the coding sequence ATGATTAGTGTAAAAGAATTAGCAAAAGAAGCCAAGAAAGCATCAAAGGAATTAAGTTTAGTTACTACAGAACAAAAAAATACTGCTTTAAAAGCAATGGCAAAAAAGATTCGTGATATGGAAGTAGAAATTTTACGTGAAAACGAGAAAGATTTAGTAGCTGGAAAAGAAAAAGGATATGATCAAGCGTTATTAGACCGTCTAGCATTAACATCAGAACGCATCGAAGGTATGGCAAAAGGATTAGAGGATTTAACTAATTTAACAGATCCAGTAGGAAATGTTGTCTCCAACTGGACCTTAGATAATGGTTTAGATGTCGAGAAGGTTACCGTACCATTAGGTGTTATTGGGATGATTTATGAAGCAAGACCAAACGTAACTGTTGATGCTACTGGTATTGCATTGAAATCCGGTAATGCTATTGTGTTAAAAGGTGGTTCATCCGCTATTCATTCAAATAGAGCGATTGTAGCTGTCCTACACGAAGCGTTAGAGGAGACAGACATTCCAAAAGATGCTGTTCAGTTCATTAATACAACGGATCGTTCTGCTACACAAGAACTGTTTACGATGAACGATTATGTGGACGTTCTTATCCCGCGTGGTGGTGGCAAGTTGATTCAAACGGTCGTCCAAAATGCGACAGTACCTGTATTAGAGACTGGGGTAGGAAACTGTCATATCTATGTAGATGAGTTCGCTGATGTGACAAAAGCGCTATCTATTGTTAAAAATGCAAAAACAGATCGACCTGCAGTGTGTAATGCAGCGGAGACGTTAATTGTTCACGAAAAATGGTTAGAACAGCATAAAGAAGATTTACAAACTATGTTGGATCAAAATGATATTGAGCTTTATGGAGACCAAAAGGCAATGAAAGTACTAACTGATGTCCTACCAGCTGGTGAAGAAGACTGGTCTAATGAATATTTACGAAAAGCTATTGCTGTGAAAGTAGTTTCTTCTCTTGATGAAGCAGTTGATCATATTGAGAAATATGGTACCAAGCATTCAGAGGCAATCGTAACCGAAGATGGGTCTTCTGCTGAGCGATTTATGGCACTTGTCGATGCTGCTGCGTTGTATCACAACGCTTCTACTAGATTTACAGACGGTAGTGCCCTTGGTTTTGGAGCAGAGATTGGTATCTCTACGCAAAAATTACATGCGAGAGGACCTATGGGATTACCTGAAATGACAACGATTAAATTTAAAATGCGTGGGAATGGGCAAGTACGCTAA
- the proC gene encoding pyrroline-5-carboxylate reductase, whose translation MLRLLALNKTNGKTEERTIIKQTIGFLGAGNMAEAMMKGMITSKQISPNQIIVTNRQNAERLSELEERYGLRTAKREKFPYKPLTVLFLAMKPKDAENVLLSIRPHLSKGTVVASVMAGISLEFMESRLPKGQPVVRVMPNTSSGIGESATAMSVGTSVTAEQELEIEEVLLTMGKVFTIKEDQMDLFTGIAGSGPAYFYYMMENMQKVGEEAGWDDELVQELCAQTILGAAQMVLQGSDSPTELRKKVTSPNGTTAAGLEALHQNGGGKAIQEAILGAASRSEEIQQQLAQLLKKTS comes from the coding sequence ATGTTACGATTATTAGCGTTGAACAAAACGAACGGGAAAACGGAGGAGAGAACAATTATAAAACAAACAATCGGTTTTTTAGGTGCAGGTAATATGGCAGAAGCGATGATGAAAGGAATGATTACTTCCAAACAAATAAGTCCCAATCAGATCATCGTTACAAACAGACAAAACGCTGAAAGACTATCAGAGTTAGAAGAACGTTACGGACTTAGAACTGCCAAAAGAGAAAAATTTCCTTATAAACCTTTAACCGTATTATTTTTAGCAATGAAACCAAAAGATGCAGAAAATGTACTTTTATCCATTCGACCACATCTTTCAAAAGGTACGGTTGTTGCTTCAGTCATGGCAGGTATTTCATTAGAATTTATGGAATCACGATTACCAAAAGGGCAGCCAGTAGTTAGAGTAATGCCTAATACATCTAGTGGCATCGGTGAATCAGCCACTGCTATGAGTGTGGGAACAAGTGTAACGGCAGAACAGGAATTAGAAATAGAAGAAGTCCTGTTAACGATGGGAAAAGTATTTACCATAAAAGAAGATCAAATGGACCTATTTACAGGTATTGCTGGAAGTGGACCTGCTTATTTCTATTATATGATGGAAAATATGCAGAAAGTTGGAGAAGAAGCCGGCTGGGATGACGAACTTGTTCAAGAATTATGTGCTCAAACAATCCTTGGAGCTGCACAAATGGTGTTACAAGGATCCGATTCCCCAACCGAATTACGAAAAAAAGTAACCTCCCCAAATGGAACAACTGCAGCAGGTTTGGAGGCATTACACCAAAACGGCGGAGGAAAGGCAATTCAAGAAGCGATTTTAGGGGCCGCTTCTAGATCGGAAGAAATACAACAACAATTAGCACAACTATTGAAGAAAACATCGTAA
- the proB gene encoding glutamate 5-kinase — MSDNTNKRIVIKIGSSSLTSLHGEVSRRKLERLTDEIAQLKDEGHEVILVSSGAVAAGYRKLGCLTRPDSLPEKQAAASIGQGLLMEAYSELFMSHGYVASQILITRSDFSDEKRYGNARNTLHVLMERGIIPIVNENDTVTIDRLRFGDNDTLSAKVAALVDADQLIILSDIDGLYTDNPMVNPEATLVEKVTEITEEIEASAGTAGSSVGTGGMKSKIDAFKIAMASGIPSFLGKAGTPNILLDAVNGDAKGTYFDSEEEIINLNQKKRWIAFNSGPQGTVVVNEIGEHTLKEKETPIYAKEIIHFEGRFKKGDVVRIFTPNQEEIGLGVIMIDSESLAGKDIAQEEPIMVRDELVCHQDMSVSITG, encoded by the coding sequence GTGAGTGACAATACCAATAAGCGCATTGTAATTAAAATTGGAAGTAGTTCATTAACAAGCCTACATGGAGAAGTTAGCAGAAGGAAGTTAGAGCGCTTAACAGATGAAATTGCTCAATTAAAAGACGAAGGACATGAGGTTATCTTAGTGTCTTCAGGAGCAGTAGCTGCTGGCTATCGTAAACTAGGTTGCTTAACAAGACCTGATTCACTACCAGAGAAACAAGCCGCTGCGTCAATTGGCCAAGGACTGTTAATGGAGGCGTATTCAGAGTTATTCATGTCTCACGGCTATGTAGCATCACAAATATTAATTACACGTAGTGATTTTTCAGATGAAAAACGTTACGGAAATGCGCGTAATACGTTACACGTGTTAATGGAACGAGGAATCATTCCTATCGTTAATGAAAATGACACGGTAACTATCGATCGTTTACGATTTGGTGATAATGATACGCTTTCTGCAAAGGTTGCTGCTCTAGTAGACGCAGATCAGTTAATCATCCTTTCAGATATAGACGGATTATATACAGATAATCCAATGGTTAATCCAGAGGCTACGTTAGTAGAAAAAGTGACGGAAATTACGGAAGAAATTGAAGCGAGTGCTGGTACAGCGGGAAGTTCGGTTGGAACTGGTGGAATGAAATCCAAAATTGATGCTTTCAAGATTGCGATGGCATCTGGCATTCCTTCCTTCTTAGGAAAAGCTGGAACACCAAATATCTTACTCGATGCTGTAAATGGTGATGCAAAAGGAACTTACTTTGATTCAGAAGAAGAAATAATTAATTTAAACCAGAAAAAACGCTGGATTGCATTTAACTCAGGTCCTCAAGGGACAGTGGTTGTTAATGAAATTGGTGAACACACATTAAAAGAAAAAGAAACACCAATTTACGCAAAAGAAATTATTCATTTTGAAGGTCGATTTAAAAAAGGTGATGTTGTACGTATCTTTACTCCTAATCAAGAAGAGATAGGTCTAGGTGTTATTATGATTGATTCGGAATCCTTGGCAGGAAAAGATATTGCACAAGAGGAGCCGATTATGGTGCGTGATGAACTTGTCTGTCACCAGGATATGTCCGTTAGTATTACAGGATAA